The following is a genomic window from Candidatus Neomarinimicrobiota bacterium.
CGGCCTGCTTTCGGGTTGTGGAAAAAACTTCGAAGGGGCCGGTAAAGTCCAGCACCTCCACATCATTAAAAATGAAAATGCCGACTGATATAGGTTTAATCGATATCACAGGTCTTTATCTCATGAAAAGAGTGGTGGCGAAAAATGACAAAAGTGATGTTGGTTAAAGAC
Proteins encoded in this region:
- a CDS encoding DJ-1/PfpI family protein produces the protein MKPISVGIFIFNDVEVLDFTGPFEVFSTTRKQA